The following coding sequences lie in one Lysobacter capsici genomic window:
- a CDS encoding aldehyde dehydrogenase family protein, with amino-acid sequence MRDILKNYIDHAWVAPSSDATQEIVNPATGSVSGRLALSTGEDVDRAVAAARQAFASYSQTSLEERSALLNRIADGHEARAEDMARAVTADIGTPVAYARTIVQVGAGQFRLLAKAIETYPFAEDQGGTRIVKDPIGVVGMIPPWNYPALQSAEKIAPALAAGCTMILKPGTPYTNQVLAEILHEAGVPKGVFNLVNGRGSVIGTSLSRHPHVDMIAFTGSTAVGIEVQKNAADTIKRVSLELGGKSPHIILPDADLQAAAQSAVAKVMRNSGQTCAAPTRTLIPRVHKAELEALIRTAAEAILVGDPLTDVFMGPAANEAQWNTVQKHIQAGIDEGATLLTGGPGRPEGLNDGWFERPTVFTDVRNDMSIARQEIFGPVMSLIAYDTVEEAIAIANDTPYGLAAYVDGGDQAVVQAVASRLRAGQVMLNGKGPDFHAPFGGYKQSGNGRIWGLAGLEEYLETKAVVGGC; translated from the coding sequence ATGCGCGACATTCTCAAGAATTACATCGACCACGCTTGGGTCGCCCCATCAAGTGACGCCACGCAGGAGATCGTCAATCCCGCAACGGGATCGGTATCGGGGCGGTTGGCGCTCAGCACGGGAGAGGATGTGGATCGCGCGGTCGCGGCGGCGCGACAGGCTTTTGCGAGCTATTCGCAAACCAGCCTGGAAGAACGCTCTGCCCTGCTGAACCGCATCGCCGATGGTCATGAAGCACGCGCGGAAGACATGGCGCGGGCTGTCACGGCGGATATCGGCACGCCCGTCGCCTACGCCCGCACGATCGTGCAAGTGGGCGCCGGACAATTCCGCCTTCTCGCCAAAGCGATCGAGACTTACCCCTTTGCAGAGGATCAGGGCGGCACGCGGATCGTCAAGGATCCCATCGGCGTGGTCGGAATGATCCCGCCGTGGAATTATCCCGCGCTCCAATCGGCCGAAAAGATCGCGCCCGCGCTCGCAGCCGGCTGCACCATGATCTTGAAGCCCGGAACGCCCTACACCAATCAGGTGCTGGCGGAGATCCTGCACGAAGCCGGCGTGCCGAAGGGCGTGTTCAATTTAGTCAACGGTCGCGGATCGGTGATCGGTACGTCGCTCAGTCGCCATCCCCATGTCGACATGATCGCCTTTACCGGATCGACCGCTGTCGGCATCGAAGTACAGAAGAATGCGGCCGATACAATCAAGCGCGTCAGCCTGGAACTGGGTGGCAAGTCGCCGCACATCATCCTGCCCGACGCCGATCTGCAGGCCGCGGCGCAAAGCGCGGTCGCCAAAGTCATGCGTAACAGCGGGCAGACCTGCGCCGCGCCGACGCGCACGCTGATCCCGCGCGTGCATAAGGCCGAGCTGGAAGCGTTGATCCGCACGGCCGCAGAAGCCATCCTCGTCGGCGATCCTCTGACCGATGTCTTCATGGGGCCGGCCGCCAATGAAGCGCAATGGAATACGGTGCAGAAGCACATCCAGGCGGGTATCGACGAAGGCGCGACACTGCTGACCGGCGGACCGGGGCGCCCCGAAGGGCTGAATGACGGCTGGTTCGAGCGTCCGACCGTCTTCACCGACGTCCGCAATGACATGTCCATTGCGCGCCAGGAAATCTTCGGCCCGGTCATGTCGCTAATCGCTTACGACACGGTCGAGGAGGCCATCGCGATTGCCAACGACACGCCTTATGGCTTGGCCGCCTACGTCGACGGCGGCGACCAAGCCGTCGTTCAGGCGGTCGCGAGCCGGTTGCGGGCCGGGCAGGTGATGCTCAATGGCAAAGGACCCGATTTTCATGCGCCCTTCGGCGGCTACAAGCAGTCCGGCAATGGACGCATCTGGGGCCTGGCGGGCCTTGAGGAGTATCTGGAAACCAAGGCCGTCGTCGGCGGTTGCTGA
- a CDS encoding DUF1330 domain-containing protein, with amino-acid sequence MAAYVIFCITYVHDEERLAEYRRQVVPLLEATPGVKFFAGPMPLTVEKGPPITYGVVVECADLEAAKRWYYSEDYQRVAAIRHEASDGFAFIVESWTGPVH; translated from the coding sequence ATGGCCGCGTACGTCATTTTCTGTATCACCTACGTGCATGATGAGGAGCGCCTCGCGGAGTACCGTCGCCAAGTGGTGCCGTTGCTCGAAGCGACCCCCGGAGTGAAGTTCTTTGCCGGCCCGATGCCGCTCACCGTGGAGAAAGGGCCGCCGATCACCTATGGCGTGGTGGTGGAATGCGCCGACCTCGAAGCCGCAAAGCGCTGGTATTACTCCGAAGACTATCAGCGGGTTGCCGCGATCAGACACGAAGCCTCGGACGGCTTCGCCTTCATCGTCGAGTCTTGGACGGGTCCTGTTCACTAG
- a CDS encoding low temperature requirement protein A, giving the protein MNHSSDPKSLHHHVRRMGGRDPHEAHRVATPLELLFDLTFVISFGFAASQFAHALAEGHYSTALIGFGLTSFGICWAWVNFSWFSAAYDTDDWLFRIMTMTQMIGVLIFAVGRPRLFSSLESDDGRASTGMMVFGYVVMRVALVLQ; this is encoded by the coding sequence ATGAACCACTCATCGGACCCCAAAAGCCTCCACCACCACGTGCGGCGCATGGGCGGACGCGACCCCCACGAAGCGCACCGGGTCGCGACGCCGCTGGAACTGCTGTTCGACCTGACCTTCGTCATTAGCTTCGGCTTTGCCGCTTCGCAGTTCGCGCATGCGTTGGCCGAGGGGCACTACTCCACAGCGCTGATCGGCTTCGGCTTGACCAGCTTCGGCATTTGCTGGGCATGGGTGAACTTTTCCTGGTTCTCGGCGGCGTACGACACCGACGACTGGCTGTTCCGGATCATGACCATGACCCAGATGATCGGCGTGTTGATCTTCGCTGTTGGGCGTCCACGCTTATTTTCTTCGCTGGAGAGCGATGATGGACGCGCCAGCACGGGCATGATGGTCTTCGGCTACGTAGTCATGCGCGTCGCCCTGGTGCTGCAGTGA
- a CDS encoding YciI family protein, with translation MKSYLCKYIPPRSDFLQTMSIEEKQWMTQHGEYMNGLLKRGFIVAHGPVMDDAGGYGVSLYQIPDEQDIVALTADDPIVKNGAGHYEHYVMPHLTARS, from the coding sequence ATGAAAAGTTACCTATGCAAGTACATACCGCCGCGTTCTGACTTCCTGCAGACGATGTCCATCGAAGAGAAGCAGTGGATGACTCAACACGGTGAGTATATGAACGGCCTTCTGAAGCGGGGATTCATTGTTGCCCACGGCCCTGTCATGGATGATGCCGGCGGCTACGGTGTCTCGCTCTATCAGATCCCTGACGAACAAGACATCGTCGCGCTTACTGCTGACGATCCGATCGTCAAAAATGGCGCCGGCCACTACGAGCATTATGTCATGCCTCACTTGACTGCCCGCAGCTAA
- a CDS encoding serine hydrolase domain-containing protein yields MSMNKSHDALPGRRRFLAAGLALASAPAFGLTTGPSPPDSASREFNAFVLEQMRQARIPGLAVGFARDGVTRFARGFGYADIESRRTVDADTVFHLASITKTVTATAIAWLHEQGRLDLDEPVARHLDFPLHHPRHRRTAITARQLLMHTSGISDANYYRIDFRRSGRDADLSLHSFLRDCLLPGGKAYSVDGSFSAQAPGAAWGYSNVGYAVLGELAARASGEDMRELSRRELFAPLGMTSTFWTLAATPAARSATPYLTTDGAYVRLQPIGSPDWPGSMLRSSIADLTRYVAAAANGGATADARMLRTQSMAELLLMRQPAQLPTWLSGQGLGWMQARLGDRTLANHWGGDPGVFTAAYLDPDTRCGVAILCNVTATDASKAAIKNITLRLLSRPDEMY; encoded by the coding sequence ATGAGCATGAACAAAAGTCACGACGCCTTACCCGGCCGACGGCGCTTCCTCGCCGCCGGGCTTGCGCTGGCTTCCGCGCCGGCCTTCGGCCTAACCACTGGCCCATCCCCGCCCGACTCGGCCTCGCGCGAATTCAACGCATTCGTGCTCGAACAGATGCGCCAGGCACGCATCCCGGGGCTAGCGGTTGGATTCGCGCGCGATGGCGTGACACGTTTCGCTCGAGGGTTCGGCTATGCCGACATCGAGTCGCGGCGCACGGTCGACGCCGATACGGTGTTCCACCTTGCCTCGATTACCAAGACCGTCACCGCCACCGCGATCGCATGGCTGCACGAACAAGGCCGATTGGACCTGGATGAGCCGGTCGCACGTCATCTGGATTTCCCGCTGCACCACCCGCGTCATCGCCGCACGGCCATCACTGCACGGCAATTGCTGATGCACACCTCCGGCATCAGCGACGCGAACTACTACCGCATCGACTTCCGTCGGTCCGGTCGCGACGCCGACCTGTCCCTGCACTCTTTCCTGCGCGATTGCTTATTGCCCGGTGGCAAGGCGTATTCGGTTGACGGCAGTTTTTCCGCGCAGGCGCCCGGCGCGGCCTGGGGCTACAGCAATGTCGGTTACGCCGTGCTCGGCGAATTGGCCGCACGCGCGAGCGGCGAGGACATGCGCGAACTGAGCCGTCGCGAGTTGTTCGCCCCGCTCGGCATGACCAGCACTTTCTGGACCTTAGCCGCCACCCCGGCCGCACGCAGCGCGACGCCATACCTGACGACCGACGGCGCCTACGTGCGCCTGCAGCCGATCGGCTCGCCCGATTGGCCCGGCTCGATGCTACGCAGTTCCATTGCCGACCTCACCCGCTACGTCGCCGCCGCGGCCAACGGCGGCGCGACTGCCGACGCGCGCATGCTGCGGACGCAGAGCATGGCGGAGCTGCTGCTGATGCGGCAGCCGGCCCAACTGCCGACGTGGCTCAGTGGCCAGGGGCTTGGCTGGATGCAGGCGCGGCTTGGCGACCGTACCTTGGCCAACCACTGGGGCGGCGATCCGGGCGTGTTCACCGCCGCCTATCTCGACCCGGACACACGTTGCGGCGTCGCGATCCTGTGCAATGTCACCGCCACCGACGCCAGCAAGGCTGCCATCAAGAACATCACGCTGAGGCTGCTGTCGAGACCGGATGAGATGTACTGA
- a CDS encoding alcohol dehydrogenase catalytic domain-containing protein — protein MKMKAVVMTGANRPWEVQEVPIPKAEPGLVLVKIHASGMCFTDVWATQGAGGDIYPQTPGHEVVGEIVEVGAGVRTRKVGDRVGTTWVQSSCGRCPYCRQNRPLTGQTAMNCVSPRTTGFATQGGHAEYIAIAAEGTVLLPDGLAYTDAAPMMCAGYTTWSGLRDAEPKPGDRVAVLGIGGLGHVALQFSKACGFETIAITHSPDKRKLATELGADHVVANADELLAAGGADVLLITTNDFETAEKTLAGVNPDGRVVLCGLDFSKPFSIPSDGKPFHMMRQRVIGSTHGGQHYLAEILDLAARGKVKPIVETFRLDQATEAYDKLSSGKMRFRGVFLPSQGA, from the coding sequence ATGAAAATGAAGGCCGTAGTGATGACCGGGGCTAATCGGCCCTGGGAGGTCCAAGAGGTTCCGATTCCCAAGGCCGAGCCCGGACTCGTCCTAGTAAAAATCCACGCGTCCGGCATGTGCTTTACGGACGTCTGGGCGACCCAGGGGGCCGGTGGCGACATCTATCCCCAGACCCCGGGTCATGAGGTGGTCGGCGAGATCGTTGAAGTCGGCGCCGGTGTGCGTACGCGCAAGGTGGGCGATCGGGTCGGTACGACCTGGGTGCAGTCGTCCTGCGGCCGCTGCCCGTACTGCCGCCAGAACCGCCCCCTGACCGGCCAGACGGCGATGAACTGTGTTTCGCCGCGTACGACCGGGTTCGCCACGCAGGGCGGGCATGCCGAGTACATCGCGATCGCCGCCGAAGGCACGGTGCTGTTGCCCGATGGCCTGGCCTATACGGACGCCGCGCCGATGATGTGCGCGGGCTATACCACCTGGAGTGGTCTGCGCGATGCAGAACCCAAGCCGGGCGACCGCGTCGCGGTGCTGGGAATCGGCGGATTGGGCCACGTCGCTTTGCAGTTCTCCAAGGCGTGTGGCTTCGAGACCATCGCGATCACGCATTCCCCGGACAAGCGCAAGCTCGCGACCGAGCTGGGCGCCGACCACGTCGTCGCCAATGCCGATGAGCTGCTGGCTGCTGGTGGCGCCGACGTGCTGCTGATCACCACCAACGACTTCGAGACCGCCGAAAAGACGCTCGCGGGCGTCAATCCTGACGGCCGCGTCGTCCTCTGCGGGCTGGACTTCAGCAAGCCGTTCTCGATTCCGTCCGACGGCAAGCCGTTCCACATGATGCGGCAGCGCGTGATCGGCTCCACGCATGGCGGGCAGCATTACCTGGCCGAGATCCTCGATCTCGCCGCACGCGGGAAGGTCAAGCCGATCGTCGAAACCTTCCGGCTCGACCAGGCCACGGAGGCGTACGACAAGCTGTCCTCCGGGAAGATGCGCTTCCGCGGCGTGTTCTTGCCGTCGCAGGGCGCGTAA
- a CDS encoding MarR family winged helix-turn-helix transcriptional regulator yields MDYPRSLGGAAIGARLRRLADRIDGDVARIYAAAGLEFEQRWFGVLNQLALNGPATVGELAATLGITHASISQTRSSLEKAGLVQSQTDPDDARRRPMQLTRKGRQLVERLTPLWQMLEQAGLQIVAEVDGLIESLDRLDDVLSRQSLFERVIESAPELTTLGLERGRKTR; encoded by the coding sequence ATGGACTACCCGAGAAGCCTGGGCGGGGCGGCGATAGGCGCTCGTCTGCGGCGTCTGGCCGACCGCATAGACGGCGACGTGGCGCGGATCTACGCCGCAGCCGGTCTTGAGTTCGAGCAGCGCTGGTTCGGTGTCTTGAACCAACTGGCCTTGAACGGCCCGGCCACGGTCGGTGAGCTCGCGGCCACTCTGGGCATCACCCATGCCTCGATCAGCCAAACTCGCAGCTCGCTAGAGAAGGCCGGCCTGGTGCAGTCACAGACCGATCCCGACGATGCGCGCCGCAGGCCAATGCAGCTGACTCGCAAGGGGCGGCAACTGGTCGAGCGGCTGACACCGCTGTGGCAGATGCTGGAGCAGGCGGGATTGCAAATTGTGGCGGAGGTCGATGGTCTGATCGAGTCGCTGGACCGGCTCGACGATGTGCTGAGCCGACAGTCGCTGTTCGAGCGCGTCATCGAGTCCGCACCAGAACTGACCACGCTTGGACTTGAGCGCGGACGCAAGACCCGCTGA
- a CDS encoding SDR family oxidoreductase, with the protein MSKKILITGASSGFGLGAAIELARRGHAVVATAETWPQVRSLRDEAAHAGVTLEVIKLNLLDDADLARAATYDPDVLVLNSGIMESGSVVDIPMARVRESFEVNVFRHIELAQGIVPKMVARQCGKVVWVSSMGGIMVIPFIGIYCATKHAIEAIAGAMRTELAPFGVKVATINPGLFGTGFNDTGAESHVQWYDAKTAVVPMPDFSGPLSAQSDPKEMIDAMVDIIPAEDHLYRTMRPFETIDAAKQWQETEWTQRA; encoded by the coding sequence ATGAGCAAGAAAATTCTTATCACCGGCGCGAGTTCCGGTTTCGGCCTGGGCGCGGCGATCGAACTGGCCCGCCGGGGGCACGCCGTGGTGGCCACCGCGGAGACCTGGCCGCAAGTGCGCAGCCTACGCGATGAGGCGGCGCACGCGGGCGTCACGTTGGAAGTCATCAAGCTCAACTTGCTCGACGATGCCGACCTCGCGCGTGCGGCGACTTACGACCCCGACGTGCTAGTGCTCAACTCCGGCATCATGGAAAGCGGATCGGTCGTCGACATTCCGATGGCGCGCGTGCGCGAATCCTTCGAGGTCAATGTGTTTCGCCACATCGAACTGGCGCAAGGCATCGTCCCCAAGATGGTAGCGCGCCAGTGCGGCAAGGTAGTGTGGGTGTCGTCGATGGGCGGCATCATGGTCATTCCGTTCATCGGCATCTACTGCGCCACCAAGCACGCGATCGAGGCCATTGCCGGCGCGATGAGGACGGAGCTGGCACCCTTTGGCGTCAAGGTCGCCACCATCAATCCGGGCCTGTTCGGCACGGGCTTCAACGACACCGGCGCAGAAAGTCACGTGCAGTGGTACGACGCCAAGACCGCGGTCGTGCCGATGCCCGATTTCAGCGGCCCCCTGTCCGCCCAAAGCGATCCGAAGGAAATGATCGACGCCATGGTCGACATCATTCCGGCCGAGGATCACCTCTACCGCACGATGCGCCCGTTCGAAACGATCGACGCGGCCAAGCAGTGGCAAGAGACCGAGTGGACTCAACGGGCCTGA
- a CDS encoding serine/threonine-protein kinase: protein MFLIERDAGDGVQRLALKLLHVQPGQLASRRMARERGLLASLDHPCIARYIDGGIGASGQPYLLMDYIEGQSLHEHLASAPASPRQRLELMLALCDAVQHAHQRLVLHRDLKPSNIMVRADGSPVLLDFGIAVAMSDAQMAAHTVTVAFTPGYGAPEQLRGENVTTATDVFGLGAVLFDLLTGRKLSDLRGRDAPVPSPSSRVDDPALRSALRGDLDRIVLTACAELPGERYATVAALADDLRRYLEGKPVLAAAGGTSYRLRKFVGRHRLATAATAVALIGAGLFVWRLDIERQRALHAEHAAQIARARSEREASRAQASRLHAEREAAHAEASRRYLASVLIQASPDNARGQPLTASGLLSGAAAALQADRAQDPQTRAIAWLSIAEVYAELNDPRAGLRAADAAMALLDQGAKFDADLRDRQLSIRAILLTLLDQHREAMAVQREQIALRERDGADPVDLAKAYSDFANAAAQSADYASARDYTQRALAALDRAATPQPALRAQMSLGLVVVALQAQDLASADRYLGEALSLAKTAWKPDDPRWYQAHMDGSQLRRLQGRHPESLREAEQALRIAYLVYGERSRYTLEAENSLAVLLNSMGRPQAAIEHYERAYAIGEQLDLDPTLRAKLWTNLGAVYAESTGDYRRAIALETAALALMPNTNDEAHLNTARAKAYVTRAVAHTELGQFARAYADLDAADAAAQAINEPMTLLGIKLRRLRTLIRDRRLEPAQRLLSQAMRTVDTGPKAMQNFKPSLTVLSAELASARGEPELAAEQIAQALASAGGNPGYSPLMIANARLIAAQIDVRRGQRDSAREYLRQAVPVLQALTTPGTPRRSEAEALLRQLSD, encoded by the coding sequence CAGCCTCGCCGCGTCAGCGCCTGGAGCTGATGCTGGCGCTGTGCGATGCGGTGCAGCACGCGCATCAGCGGCTGGTGCTGCACCGCGACCTCAAGCCTTCCAACATCATGGTGCGAGCCGACGGCTCTCCCGTCCTGCTCGATTTCGGTATCGCCGTGGCGATGAGCGACGCGCAAATGGCGGCGCACACGGTAACCGTGGCGTTCACTCCCGGCTATGGCGCGCCCGAGCAACTGCGCGGCGAAAACGTCACCACCGCGACCGATGTATTCGGGCTCGGCGCCGTGCTGTTCGACTTGCTGACCGGTCGCAAGCTGTCGGATCTGCGTGGCCGCGATGCGCCGGTTCCGTCACCCAGCAGCCGGGTCGACGATCCGGCCCTGCGCAGTGCGCTGCGCGGGGATCTCGACCGGATCGTGCTTACCGCCTGCGCCGAGCTTCCCGGCGAACGCTATGCCACCGTCGCCGCGCTGGCCGACGATCTGCGGCGCTACCTGGAAGGCAAACCGGTGCTGGCGGCGGCAGGCGGCACGTCCTACCGGCTGCGCAAGTTCGTCGGCCGTCATCGCCTGGCAACCGCGGCCACGGCAGTGGCGCTGATCGGGGCCGGGCTGTTCGTGTGGCGTCTGGATATCGAACGCCAGCGAGCGCTGCATGCCGAACATGCCGCCCAGATCGCGCGCGCGCGGTCCGAGCGCGAGGCCAGCCGTGCGCAGGCCTCGCGCCTGCACGCCGAACGTGAGGCCGCGCATGCCGAAGCCTCGCGTCGCTATCTCGCCTCGGTGCTGATCCAGGCCTCGCCGGACAACGCGCGCGGTCAACCGTTGACCGCCTCGGGCCTGCTCTCGGGCGCGGCCGCCGCGTTGCAGGCCGATCGCGCGCAAGACCCGCAGACCCGCGCGATCGCCTGGCTCAGCATCGCCGAGGTCTACGCCGAATTGAACGACCCGCGCGCGGGTCTGCGCGCCGCGGACGCCGCGATGGCCTTGCTCGACCAGGGTGCGAAGTTCGATGCCGACCTGCGCGACCGGCAACTGAGCATTCGCGCGATTCTGCTGACCCTGCTGGATCAGCACCGCGAGGCGATGGCCGTGCAGCGGGAACAGATCGCGCTGCGCGAACGCGACGGCGCCGATCCGGTCGATCTGGCGAAGGCCTACAGCGATTTTGCCAACGCCGCGGCTCAGTCGGCGGATTACGCGAGCGCTCGCGATTACACCCAGCGTGCCTTGGCCGCGCTCGATCGTGCGGCGACGCCACAACCGGCGCTGCGCGCGCAGATGAGCCTGGGCCTGGTAGTGGTGGCGCTGCAGGCGCAGGATCTGGCGAGCGCGGATCGCTATCTGGGCGAAGCGCTGAGCTTGGCCAAGACCGCCTGGAAGCCCGACGACCCGCGTTGGTATCAGGCGCATATGGACGGCTCGCAACTGCGCCGGTTGCAGGGACGCCATCCCGAGTCGCTGCGCGAAGCGGAGCAGGCGCTGCGCATCGCTTATCTCGTTTACGGCGAGCGCAGCCGCTACACCCTGGAAGCGGAAAACTCCCTGGCGGTGCTGCTCAACAGCATGGGCCGGCCGCAAGCGGCGATCGAGCACTACGAACGCGCCTACGCGATAGGCGAACAGCTGGACCTTGACCCGACGCTGAGAGCCAAGCTGTGGACTAATCTGGGCGCGGTCTACGCAGAATCCACCGGCGACTACCGGCGCGCGATCGCGCTGGAAACCGCCGCGCTGGCGTTGATGCCAAACACCAACGACGAAGCCCATTTGAATACCGCACGCGCGAAAGCCTATGTGACGCGCGCGGTGGCTCATACCGAGTTGGGCCAGTTCGCCCGGGCCTATGCCGATCTGGACGCCGCGGATGCGGCCGCGCAGGCAATCAATGAGCCCATGACGCTATTGGGCATTAAGCTTCGCCGCTTGCGCACCCTGATCCGCGACCGGCGTCTGGAACCGGCGCAGCGCCTGCTGAGCCAAGCAATGCGCACGGTCGATACCGGGCCGAAGGCGATGCAGAACTTCAAACCTTCGTTGACCGTGTTGTCGGCCGAACTGGCGTCAGCGCGCGGCGAGCCGGAGCTGGCCGCCGAGCAGATCGCACAAGCCTTGGCCAGCGCCGGCGGCAACCCCGGTTACAGTCCGCTGATGATCGCCAACGCCCGATTGATCGCCGCGCAGATCGACGTGCGGCGCGGCCAACGCGACAGCGCGCGAGAATACCTGCGTCAAGCGGTTCCGGTGCTGCAGGCGCTGACGACGCCCGGCACGCCGCGTCGCAGCGAAGCCGAGGCGCTGCTGCGACAATTGTCGGACTAA
- a CDS encoding LysR family transcriptional regulator: MKSTHQSRGNDLAAYAAFLAVAAHRSFRSAAVELDMTPSAISHSIKVLEQRLNVRLFNRTTRSVSLTEAGERLALKLKPAMAALDEALCDVERDDHVPSGTVRINTSEGAIRLVLQPVLARFLSTYPQVHLDIVSDGRLTDITADGFDAGIRLAEAIPKDMVAVAVSKEVRFAAIASPAYLERRGHPQVPQDLYRHDCIRFRFESGAIYRWELERQGVVERINPSGPLTLTDQPLMVEAAIDGIGIAFVPDHLATVALQDGRLQRVLEEWCPPFPGLCLYYSGHRHLSSGLRALINMMTEALSGK; encoded by the coding sequence ATGAAATCCACTCATCAATCGAGAGGCAATGACCTAGCGGCCTACGCCGCGTTTTTGGCGGTCGCGGCCCACCGGAGTTTTCGCAGCGCCGCTGTCGAGCTGGACATGACGCCGTCAGCGATCAGCCACTCGATCAAGGTGCTCGAGCAGCGGTTGAATGTGCGTCTGTTCAACCGCACGACGCGCAGCGTCTCCCTGACCGAGGCGGGAGAGCGCTTGGCCTTGAAACTAAAGCCGGCAATGGCCGCGCTGGACGAGGCGCTTTGCGACGTGGAGCGCGACGATCACGTTCCCAGCGGCACGGTACGGATCAACACCAGTGAAGGGGCGATCCGCTTAGTCCTGCAGCCCGTGCTCGCCCGCTTTCTGAGCACGTACCCGCAGGTGCATCTAGACATCGTCAGTGATGGCCGGCTCACGGATATCACCGCGGATGGCTTCGATGCCGGCATTCGCTTGGCTGAAGCCATTCCCAAAGACATGGTGGCTGTGGCCGTCTCGAAAGAGGTACGTTTTGCAGCCATTGCCTCGCCCGCGTACCTCGAGCGACGCGGTCATCCCCAGGTTCCGCAGGATCTGTATCGCCACGATTGCATCCGCTTCCGGTTTGAAAGTGGTGCCATCTACCGATGGGAGCTGGAGCGCCAGGGAGTGGTCGAAAGGATCAACCCTTCAGGCCCGCTCACGTTGACGGATCAACCGCTGATGGTGGAAGCGGCCATCGATGGTATCGGCATCGCTTTCGTGCCTGACCACTTGGCGACAGTGGCACTCCAGGACGGCCGACTCCAACGCGTTCTGGAGGAATGGTGCCCGCCGTTTCCAGGCCTGTGCCTGTACTACTCAGGACATCGCCACCTATCGTCCGGCCTGCGAGCGCTGATCAACATGATGACGGAAGCGTTGTCAGGCAAATAA